The following coding sequences lie in one Mesorhizobium sp. NZP2298 genomic window:
- a CDS encoding HAD family hydrolase, with the protein MYFIALATDYDGTLAHDGIVSRKTLSSLERFKKSGRKLVLVTGRELPDLKRVFPEIGLFDKVVAENGALIYTPASEEERVISPSPDPKFVARLKKQGVKPLSVGRSIVATWEPHQATVLEIIKKMGLGLEIIFNKGAVMILPSGINKATGLAAALQDLRLSPHNVVGVGDAENDHAFLKACGCSVAVDNAIPAVKATADLVTRGARGKGVEELVDRLIKRDHDILPRRHDGIVLGSAGGDDIYLSPTDTVLIAGSSGIGKSTLATALTERFVESGFQFCIFDPEGDYDGLEGAVRLGDGSSAPTKAQVLDLIEKADSNVVVNGLALRVNERPDFFADLLPGLGSFRRRTARPHWLVIDEAHHLLPKRRDDTRAVLSLELPGTVLITVHPEAISTDALRLVTAIIALGPKAKDVVKAFCHETGIDPPKDVASPKGERVLFWRPQKRKKIAKVKVIEPRQSLKRHSRKYAEGQLDEAGSFYFHGPDNAMNLRAHNLMIFAQIAEGIDDKTWEFHLRAGDYSKWFRNQIRDKDLARETSEAENDKKLSAEESRKRVLDAVRRRYTAPATAPED; encoded by the coding sequence ATGTATTTCATCGCATTGGCGACGGATTACGACGGCACGCTGGCGCATGACGGGATCGTCTCCAGGAAGACGCTGTCCTCCTTGGAGCGGTTCAAGAAAAGCGGCCGCAAGCTGGTGCTCGTCACGGGGCGCGAACTGCCCGACCTCAAGCGCGTCTTTCCCGAGATCGGCCTGTTCGACAAGGTGGTCGCCGAGAATGGAGCGCTGATCTACACGCCGGCAAGTGAGGAAGAGCGGGTGATCTCGCCATCGCCCGATCCTAAATTCGTCGCCAGATTGAAGAAGCAGGGCGTCAAGCCGCTTTCGGTTGGCCGGTCGATCGTCGCCACCTGGGAGCCGCATCAGGCAACGGTGCTCGAAATCATCAAGAAGATGGGGCTCGGACTGGAAATCATCTTCAACAAGGGCGCGGTGATGATCCTGCCGAGCGGCATCAACAAGGCCACCGGGCTGGCCGCGGCACTGCAGGATCTCCGGCTGTCGCCACACAATGTGGTCGGTGTCGGCGACGCCGAGAATGACCATGCTTTCCTGAAGGCCTGCGGCTGCAGCGTCGCCGTCGACAATGCAATTCCCGCGGTCAAGGCCACTGCGGACCTGGTCACGCGGGGCGCACGCGGGAAAGGCGTGGAGGAACTGGTCGACCGACTGATCAAGCGCGATCATGACATCCTGCCAAGGCGGCATGACGGCATCGTGCTCGGCTCCGCCGGCGGCGACGATATCTATCTGTCGCCAACCGACACGGTCCTCATCGCCGGCAGTTCCGGCATCGGCAAATCCACCCTGGCCACCGCGCTCACGGAACGCTTCGTCGAGAGCGGGTTTCAATTCTGCATCTTCGATCCCGAGGGCGATTATGACGGGCTCGAAGGCGCCGTGCGTCTGGGCGACGGCTCGAGCGCGCCGACCAAGGCACAAGTGCTGGACCTCATCGAGAAAGCCGACAGCAATGTCGTCGTCAACGGGCTGGCGCTGCGCGTCAATGAACGGCCGGACTTCTTCGCCGACCTGCTGCCCGGGCTCGGCAGTTTTCGGCGTCGAACGGCAAGGCCGCACTGGCTCGTCATCGACGAAGCGCACCATCTTCTGCCCAAGCGGCGCGACGATACACGCGCGGTCCTGTCCCTGGAATTGCCGGGCACGGTTCTGATCACAGTGCATCCCGAAGCGATCTCGACCGACGCGCTGCGCCTAGTGACCGCCATCATCGCTCTAGGCCCGAAGGCGAAGGATGTCGTCAAGGCCTTCTGCCACGAGACTGGCATCGACCCGCCAAAGGACGTGGCCTCGCCCAAGGGCGAGCGCGTGCTGTTCTGGCGACCGCAGAAGCGCAAGAAGATTGCCAAGGTCAAGGTTATCGAACCGCGTCAATCGCTCAAGCGACACAGCCGCAAATATGCCGAAGGGCAACTCGATGAGGCGGGCAGTTTCTATTTCCACGGCCCCGACAATGCGATGAATCTCAGAGCCCACAATCTGATGATTTTCGCTCAGATCGCCGAGGGCATCGACGACAAAACCTGGGAGTTCCACCTGCGTGCCGGCGACTATTCCAAATGGTTCCGCAATCAGATCAGGGACAAGGATCTGGCGCGGGAAACCTCCGAGGCTGAGAACGATAAAAAGCTCTCGGCCGAGGAGAGCCGCAAGCGTGTGCTGGATGCAGTGCGCCGCCGCTACACGGCTCCCGCCACGGCACCGGAAGACTAG
- a CDS encoding response regulator transcription factor, translating into MRPDRSLFIVEDDATFAKTLKRSFEKRDYDVMVCHGREDLARALETAVPAYAVVDLKLGAGGSGLECVKLLSARDASMRIVVLTGFASIATAVEAIKLGACHYLAKPANTDDIEAAFGRAEGDVSVSLSSRPTSIKNLEWERIHETLVETGFNISETARRLGLHRRTLARKLEKRVVR; encoded by the coding sequence ATGCGGCCTGATCGATCCCTGTTTATCGTCGAGGACGACGCCACCTTCGCGAAAACGCTGAAGCGCTCTTTCGAAAAGCGCGACTATGACGTCATGGTCTGCCACGGCAGGGAAGATTTGGCTCGCGCCCTCGAAACAGCCGTTCCCGCTTACGCCGTCGTTGATCTCAAGCTTGGCGCCGGGGGCTCGGGGCTGGAGTGCGTCAAGCTGCTCAGCGCTCGCGATGCTTCGATGAGGATTGTCGTGCTAACTGGCTTTGCCAGCATCGCCACGGCGGTCGAGGCGATCAAGCTCGGCGCATGCCATTATCTGGCCAAACCCGCCAACACCGACGATATCGAAGCCGCCTTCGGCCGTGCCGAGGGCGATGTTTCTGTTTCGCTGAGCAGCCGTCCCACCTCGATCAAGAATCTCGAATGGGAACGCATCCATGAAACGCTCGTCGAGACCGGCTTCAACATCTCCGAAACCGCGCGTCGGCTCGGCCTGCACCGGCGCACCTTGGCCCGCAAGCTCGAAAAACGCGTGGTGAGATAG
- a CDS encoding GFA family protein: MTLSGGCLCGRVRFNVRSEPRVHYCHCDMCRRATGSAFAVLAWVPSQSLTWTGAEPNCRRSSPIAQRGFCSACGSPLSLTYDASPNEVALHVGTFDDPASLQPHYNYGSSQRLSWVCCGIDLPDHDTEERW; this comes from the coding sequence ATGACGCTGAGCGGCGGATGTCTCTGCGGTAGGGTTCGCTTCAATGTTCGAAGCGAACCAAGGGTGCACTACTGCCATTGCGATATGTGCCGGCGAGCAACAGGCAGCGCGTTCGCGGTTCTGGCGTGGGTGCCATCTCAGAGCCTGACCTGGACCGGCGCGGAGCCGAACTGCCGCAGGTCATCGCCGATTGCCCAAAGGGGATTCTGTTCAGCCTGTGGATCGCCGCTCAGCCTGACCTATGACGCATCGCCCAACGAAGTAGCGCTGCATGTCGGCACGTTCGACGATCCGGCCTCGCTGCAGCCCCACTACAATTATGGATCAAGCCAGCGGCTTAGCTGGGTTTGCTGCGGAATAGATCTGCCGGACCACGACACTGAAGAACGATGGTAG
- the cyoD gene encoding cytochrome o ubiquinol oxidase subunit IV, with translation MSAHDHAADHGHAHGGAAHGSLKGYLTGFVLSVILTAIPFWLVMTGALDNKQATAIVIMVFAAVQIVVHMVFFLHMNTASEGGWSMLALIFTLILVVIVLTGSLWVMYHLNANMMPGLHDMREMP, from the coding sequence ATGAGCGCCCATGATCATGCCGCCGATCACGGCCACGCCCATGGCGGAGCCGCGCATGGATCGCTCAAGGGCTATCTGACCGGCTTCGTCCTGTCGGTGATCCTGACCGCCATCCCGTTCTGGCTGGTCATGACCGGCGCCCTCGACAACAAGCAGGCCACGGCGATCGTCATCATGGTCTTCGCCGCGGTGCAGATCGTGGTCCACATGGTCTTCTTCCTGCATATGAACACCGCCTCGGAGGGCGGATGGTCAATGCTGGCCTTGATCTTCACGCTGATCCTGGTCGTCATCGTGCTGACCGGCTCGCTTTGGGTGATGTACCATCTCAACGCCAACATGATGCCGGGGCTTCACGACATGCGCGAGATGCCATGA
- a CDS encoding SDR family oxidoreductase: protein MQNKTASEAAKQRQIQRGIDAKDRSKEHGKAEHAMQAGARQYPEPPFPEQHQSKPGREWALEPAPLYDAPFYLGSKKLEDKVALITGGDSGIGRSVAVLFAREGADIAIVYLAEDKDAKATKSAVESEGRRCILVKADVSERDQCRNAVAQTVKAFGRIDVLVNNAAFQIHSKEFGELTEEHFDTTLKTNLYGYFHMAQEAVPHMKPGSAIINTGSVTGIDGSKALVDYSMTKGGIHAFTRALSGNLLGKGIRVNAVAPGPVWTPLNPSDKEADDVSKFGADTPMKRPAQPEELAPAYVFLASPHCSSYITGEILPVIGGY from the coding sequence ATGCAGAACAAGACAGCCAGCGAAGCCGCCAAGCAACGTCAGATCCAGCGCGGCATCGATGCCAAGGACAGATCGAAGGAGCACGGCAAGGCTGAGCACGCCATGCAGGCCGGCGCCCGACAATACCCGGAGCCGCCCTTCCCCGAGCAGCACCAATCCAAACCGGGGCGTGAATGGGCGCTCGAACCGGCGCCGCTCTACGATGCGCCCTTTTACCTCGGGTCGAAAAAGCTCGAAGACAAAGTCGCTCTCATCACGGGTGGCGATTCCGGCATCGGCCGCTCGGTGGCGGTTCTGTTCGCTCGCGAGGGTGCGGACATCGCCATCGTCTATCTGGCCGAGGACAAGGATGCCAAGGCGACAAAATCCGCCGTCGAATCAGAAGGGCGGCGCTGCATCCTGGTGAAAGCCGATGTCAGCGAACGCGACCAATGCCGCAATGCGGTGGCGCAAACGGTCAAGGCATTCGGCCGCATCGACGTGCTCGTCAACAACGCGGCTTTCCAGATCCATTCGAAAGAGTTCGGCGAATTAACCGAAGAGCATTTCGATACGACGCTGAAGACGAACCTCTACGGTTATTTCCATATGGCGCAGGAAGCGGTGCCGCATATGAAGCCGGGCTCGGCCATCATCAACACCGGCTCGGTCACCGGCATAGACGGGTCGAAAGCACTGGTCGACTACTCCATGACCAAGGGCGGCATCCATGCCTTCACGCGAGCCCTTTCCGGCAATCTACTCGGCAAGGGCATACGGGTGAACGCGGTTGCACCGGGTCCGGTATGGACCCCGCTCAATCCTTCGGACAAGGAGGCCGACGACGTTTCGAAGTTCGGCGCGGACACACCGATGAAGCGGCCGGCGCAGCCGGAAGAACTCGCACCGGCCTATGTGTTTCTCGCCTCGCCGCATTGCTCGAGCTACATCACGGGCGAGATATTGCCCGTGATCGGCGGCTATTGA
- a CDS encoding DUF763 domain-containing protein yields MAQRSGSADLPLHGGRVPKWLGDRMTRLGAVMCEAIIHHYGRNELLRRLAHPFWFQSFGAVMGMDWHSSGITTSVVGALKRGLTPLSGELGIHVCGGRGAHSRKTPHELAVIGERIGFDGARLATVSRLVAKVDSAAVQDGFDLYLHGFIVTDDGDWVVVQQGMNGDSKVARRYHWLSEGLKSFVDQPHAAIEGANQGDIVNLTDHRAEASRQGQLDLLHDLGPDRILREFAALDPGTASAPEQPLLPHLVMPAHHDVRESDVVMRRLHGNMAAAAERGPEDFSELLLVPGVGARTVSALALVAEVVHGAPCRFSDPGRFSLAHGGKDRHPFPVPLKVYDETIGVLKSAVQKAKLGREEEVGALRRLDDQSRQVERYVTGPSLKEIIAGEFDQSHLLGGRSVFGWEPAPDKAPAEHNKTA; encoded by the coding sequence TTGGCGCAACGATCGGGCAGTGCTGATCTTCCACTTCACGGCGGGCGCGTGCCGAAATGGCTGGGCGACCGCATGACGCGTCTCGGCGCCGTCATGTGCGAGGCGATCATTCATCACTATGGTCGCAATGAGCTGCTAAGGCGGCTTGCGCATCCTTTCTGGTTCCAGTCCTTCGGCGCCGTGATGGGCATGGACTGGCATTCCTCCGGCATCACGACCAGCGTCGTCGGCGCCTTGAAACGCGGTCTGACGCCGCTGTCGGGCGAACTCGGCATTCATGTCTGCGGCGGCCGTGGCGCGCATTCGCGCAAGACCCCGCATGAACTCGCCGTCATCGGCGAGCGGATCGGCTTCGACGGAGCACGCCTGGCAACCGTCAGCCGGCTGGTCGCCAAGGTGGATAGTGCCGCTGTTCAGGATGGCTTCGACCTCTACCTGCACGGCTTCATCGTCACCGATGACGGCGACTGGGTGGTGGTGCAGCAAGGCATGAATGGCGACAGCAAGGTGGCGCGCCGCTACCATTGGCTGTCCGAGGGTCTGAAGAGTTTTGTCGATCAGCCGCACGCCGCGATCGAGGGCGCCAACCAGGGCGACATCGTCAATCTGACCGACCATCGCGCCGAGGCCTCGCGTCAGGGACAGCTGGATCTGCTCCACGACCTTGGGCCCGACCGCATTCTGCGCGAGTTCGCTGCCTTGGACCCCGGCACCGCATCCGCTCCCGAGCAGCCTCTGCTGCCGCATCTGGTCATGCCGGCCCACCATGATGTCCGCGAAAGCGATGTCGTGATGCGTCGTCTTCATGGGAACATGGCGGCCGCCGCCGAACGCGGCCCGGAGGATTTTTCCGAGCTTTTGCTGGTTCCCGGCGTCGGCGCGCGCACGGTGAGCGCGCTGGCCCTCGTCGCCGAAGTGGTGCATGGCGCGCCGTGCCGTTTTTCCGATCCCGGCCGGTTCTCGCTGGCACATGGCGGCAAGGACAGGCACCCGTTCCCAGTTCCGCTCAAGGTCTATGACGAAACAATCGGCGTGCTGAAGTCGGCCGTGCAAAAGGCCAAGCTTGGTCGTGAGGAAGAAGTCGGCGCGCTGAGGCGGCTCGACGATCAGTCGCGGCAGGTCGAGCGATACGTCACCGGCCCCAGCCTGAAGGAAATCATCGCCGGCGAATTCGACCAGTCGCATCTGCTTGGCGGCCGCAGTGTCTTTGGTTGGGAACCGGCGCCGGACAAGGCGCCGGCGGAACACAACAAGACGGCATGA
- a CDS encoding SURF1 family protein, with translation MSPAPGARRTTIEIGIGQAGIGLSAAPRRDAGRSPASRFFLVLLGLLGVLVFVGLGIWQLERRVWKLDLIARVDQRIHAPLVDAPGPGNWDGMTAASSEYSHVRLAGRFLGGANTLVQAVTELGGGYWVLTPMRTDSGFVVLVNRGFIPQEHKAEFERESGGFPSPTVVDGLLRMSEPGGGFLRSNDAAANRWYSRDVAAIATARGLTDVAPYFVDAGASGDWPRGGLTVVTFRNSHLVYALTWFTLAAMLAAALATPMIGRRRRQGPAR, from the coding sequence ATGAGCCCGGCGCCGGGCGCGAGGAGGACCACTATCGAGATAGGGATCGGGCAGGCTGGCATCGGCTTGTCCGCCGCGCCGCGCAGGGACGCCGGCAGGTCGCCCGCATCGCGATTTTTCCTTGTGTTGCTCGGCCTCCTCGGCGTGCTGGTGTTTGTTGGGCTCGGCATATGGCAACTGGAAAGGCGGGTCTGGAAGCTCGACCTGATCGCTCGCGTCGACCAACGTATCCATGCTCCGCTTGTCGATGCGCCTGGCCCAGGCAACTGGGACGGAATGACCGCAGCCAGCAGCGAATACAGCCATGTGCGACTGGCCGGGCGCTTTCTGGGCGGCGCCAACACGCTGGTGCAGGCGGTGACGGAGCTTGGCGGTGGCTATTGGGTGCTGACGCCCATGCGAACCGACAGCGGCTTTGTCGTGCTGGTCAATCGCGGCTTTATTCCCCAGGAGCACAAGGCCGAATTTGAACGGGAGAGCGGCGGTTTTCCGTCGCCGACCGTCGTTGACGGGTTGTTGCGCATGAGCGAGCCCGGCGGCGGCTTCCTGCGCAGCAACGATGCCGCGGCCAATCGCTGGTATTCGCGCGACGTCGCCGCCATCGCAACCGCGCGCGGGCTGACGGATGTCGCCCCGTATTTCGTCGATGCGGGAGCATCCGGTGACTGGCCGCGCGGCGGCCTGACCGTCGTGACTTTCCGCAACAGCCATCTGGTCTATGCTTTGACCTGGTTCACGCTCGCTGCGATGCTTGCCGCGGCCCTGGCCACGCCGATGATCGGTCGCCGCCGGCGGCAAGGACCGGCGAGATGA
- a CDS encoding KTSC domain-containing protein has product MGNGREPDPWLAGYPAEQSGAKMPSTAIRNTQYDPATRTLSVWFVPSGHRYDYADVAPATYAAFRRASSKGRFFNEFIRDHYSYRRVASCAGA; this is encoded by the coding sequence ATGGGCAACGGCAGGGAACCGGACCCATGGCTGGCGGGTTATCCGGCTGAGCAGTCAGGTGCCAAGATGCCGTCGACCGCGATCCGGAACACACAATACGATCCCGCGACCAGAACTCTCTCCGTCTGGTTCGTGCCGAGCGGCCATCGCTATGATTACGCGGACGTTGCCCCGGCAACCTATGCCGCTTTCAGGAGGGCTTCCTCGAAAGGCCGTTTCTTCAATGAATTCATCCGCGATCACTACAGCTACCGCCGCGTGGCATCATGCGCGGGGGCATGA
- a CDS encoding SDR family NAD(P)-dependent oxidoreductase, protein MKDFDGKVALVTGTTGIALATARRLAQGGAAIIACGIDRVANAAMQESLAKAGTDALVQTVDVSVSDQVRDAVATGVAKFGGIDVIVNSAAVHPYGTATTTDWETWNRAMTVNVGSIYLTAHFGIPEMIKRGGGAIVNVASVQGFACQQNVAAYATTKGAIHTLTRSLALDYAASGIRVNSVSPGSIRTPILEKAARGDHGSDADVEEAYRRFGAAHPLGRIGEPEEVAELIAFLCSSKAGFCTGADYKIDGGLTAGIGVK, encoded by the coding sequence ATGAAGGATTTCGACGGCAAGGTGGCATTGGTGACGGGGACGACCGGCATCGCGCTCGCCACCGCAAGACGGCTGGCGCAGGGGGGTGCGGCGATCATCGCCTGCGGCATCGACCGGGTCGCCAATGCAGCCATGCAGGAAAGCCTTGCCAAGGCCGGAACCGACGCGCTGGTGCAAACGGTCGACGTCTCCGTTTCCGATCAGGTCCGCGACGCGGTCGCGACAGGCGTCGCGAAATTCGGCGGCATCGACGTCATCGTCAATTCCGCCGCGGTGCATCCCTATGGAACCGCGACGACGACCGACTGGGAAACCTGGAACCGGGCGATGACCGTCAATGTCGGCTCGATCTATCTCACTGCCCATTTCGGCATTCCGGAAATGATCAAGCGCGGCGGCGGCGCCATCGTCAACGTCGCTTCGGTGCAAGGCTTCGCCTGCCAGCAGAACGTCGCCGCCTATGCCACGACCAAGGGAGCCATCCATACGCTGACCCGCTCGCTGGCGCTCGACTACGCTGCATCAGGCATAAGGGTGAATTCGGTCAGCCCGGGCTCGATCCGCACGCCGATCCTCGAAAAGGCCGCGCGCGGCGACCATGGCAGCGATGCCGACGTCGAAGAGGCCTACAGGCGCTTCGGCGCGGCCCATCCGCTTGGCCGCATCGGCGAGCCAGAGGAGGTGGCGGAGCTGATCGCCTTCCTGTGCTCGTCCAAGGCCGGCTTCTGCACCGGCGCGGACTACAAGATCGATGGCGGCCTGACCGCCGGCATTGGTGTGAAGTAG
- a CDS encoding ATP-binding protein, whose translation MSVPTQMLRNDKSFAAASLAGKGGAVANPDAANRKNLLLLIQLRWLAVAGQVLTILVTEYWFDIPLPLPEMAGVVLFLVGLNIFSLLALRGQRPISNAQLFVALIFDMAALTTQLYLSGGASNPFVSLYLLQITLGAALLTPWSTWSLVAAASACFVFLTFQFQPIAIPHHGGSDLLVLHIRGMFICFVLAAGLIVIFMTRINRNLRERDAYLADLRQRSAEEDHIVRMGLLASGAAHELGTPLSTISVILSDWRQMRSVTRNRELAGDMAEMQAQIERCKSIVSGILMSSGQARGEGTIRTSICHFLDDLVQEWRVSRQPLNLQYSNDFEPDEQIVSDTALKQVIFNVFDNAQEASQDWVDVTAERQGEKLVISVRDRGPGFDQGILAALGQPYMSSKGRPGGGLGLFLVVNVVRKLGGDFSARNMEQGACVTLSLPLAALTDGDDHAA comes from the coding sequence ATGAGCGTTCCGACCCAAATGCTCCGCAACGACAAATCCTTCGCGGCGGCATCCCTTGCTGGCAAGGGCGGCGCGGTCGCCAATCCCGACGCGGCGAACAGGAAGAACCTGCTCCTGCTCATCCAGCTGCGTTGGCTGGCGGTGGCGGGTCAGGTCCTCACCATTCTGGTGACGGAATACTGGTTCGATATCCCGCTTCCGTTGCCGGAGATGGCGGGCGTGGTGCTTTTCCTCGTCGGGCTGAACATCTTCAGCCTGCTCGCCCTGCGCGGTCAGCGTCCGATCAGCAACGCGCAACTGTTCGTCGCGCTCATTTTCGACATGGCGGCGCTGACGACCCAGCTTTACCTCAGCGGCGGCGCCTCGAACCCGTTCGTGTCGCTCTATCTGCTGCAGATCACGCTTGGCGCCGCGCTGCTGACACCTTGGTCCACCTGGAGCCTGGTGGCCGCCGCTTCCGCCTGCTTTGTCTTCCTCACCTTCCAGTTCCAGCCGATCGCGATCCCGCATCACGGCGGCAGCGACCTGCTTGTCCTGCATATCAGGGGCATGTTCATCTGCTTCGTGCTGGCGGCTGGCCTGATCGTGATCTTCATGACGCGCATCAATCGCAATCTGCGCGAACGTGATGCCTATCTCGCCGATCTGCGCCAGCGATCGGCCGAGGAGGACCACATTGTGCGCATGGGCCTGCTGGCGTCGGGCGCCGCGCATGAACTGGGCACGCCGCTGTCGACCATCTCCGTCATCCTCTCCGACTGGCGCCAGATGCGCAGCGTCACGCGCAACCGCGAACTTGCGGGGGACATGGCCGAAATGCAGGCGCAGATCGAGCGCTGCAAAAGCATCGTATCGGGCATCCTGATGTCTTCGGGGCAGGCGCGGGGCGAAGGCACGATCCGCACCAGCATCTGCCATTTCCTCGACGATCTTGTCCAGGAATGGCGTGTCAGCCGCCAGCCGCTCAACCTGCAATACAGCAACGATTTCGAACCCGACGAGCAGATCGTTTCCGACACGGCGCTGAAGCAGGTCATCTTCAACGTCTTCGACAACGCCCAGGAAGCATCGCAGGATTGGGTCGACGTCACCGCCGAGCGGCAGGGCGAGAAACTGGTGATTTCCGTGCGTGATCGCGGGCCGGGTTTTGACCAGGGTATACTGGCAGCGCTCGGCCAGCCCTATATGTCGAGCAAGGGACGACCGGGCGGTGGCCTTGGTCTTTTCTTGGTCGTCAACGTGGTTCGAAAGCTCGGCGGCGACTTTTCTGCGCGCAACATGGAGCAGGGCGCCTGTGTTACCCTATCGCTGCCGCTGGCGGCGCTGACCGATGGAGATGATCATGCGGCCTGA
- a CDS encoding PPC domain-containing DNA-binding protein: MVLDPGEEAFGAVTSFAIDQGVGSASLTAIGAFERAIVGWFDPNAKTCRKIPIDEQCEVLSAIGDVAPGDDGKPSLHIHTVLGLSDGTTRGGHLLEAIVQPTLEMTLVEAPGHLRRGRRPELGVALIDLNE, encoded by the coding sequence GTGGTGCTCGACCCCGGCGAGGAAGCGTTCGGCGCGGTGACCTCCTTCGCGATCGACCAAGGGGTCGGCAGTGCTTCCCTGACAGCGATCGGCGCCTTTGAAAGAGCGATCGTGGGCTGGTTCGACCCCAATGCGAAGACCTGCCGCAAAATCCCGATCGATGAACAATGCGAAGTGCTGAGCGCTATCGGCGATGTGGCGCCGGGCGACGACGGCAAGCCCAGCCTCCACATCCATACGGTGCTGGGATTGAGCGACGGCACGACCCGCGGCGGGCACCTGCTCGAGGCCATCGTGCAACCGACGCTCGAAATGACCCTGGTGGAGGCTCCCGGCCACCTGCGCCGCGGCAGACGTCCGGAATTGGGCGTGGCGTTGATCGATCTGAACGAGTGA
- a CDS encoding plasmid stabilization protein has protein sequence MPRGDKSKYTDKQERKADHIAEGYENRGVSEKEAERRAWATVNKDDGGGKKEGGSGRGKHTGHPAAHKGGTSGGKASASRSATSRSESARKAAATRKRNAEHHAH, from the coding sequence ATGCCACGAGGCGACAAATCGAAGTACACCGACAAGCAGGAACGCAAAGCCGACCATATTGCGGAAGGCTACGAGAACCGCGGCGTCTCGGAGAAAGAGGCCGAACGCCGTGCCTGGGCCACCGTCAACAAGGATGACGGCGGCGGCAAGAAGGAAGGCGGCTCCGGGCGCGGCAAGCACACCGGTCACCCGGCCGCACACAAGGGCGGCACGAGCGGCGGCAAGGCATCGGCCTCACGCTCCGCCACAAGCCGGTCGGAATCGGCGAGGAAAGCCGCGGCAACGCGCAAGCGGAATGCCGAGCATCACGCCCATTGA
- a CDS encoding alpha-ketoglutarate-dependent dioxygenase AlkB → MSSLKSKATGRTPVLQHDLFGAAEDLPEGFAYQPGLITPREETELARDLEGLPFQAFDFHGHLANRRVVGFGLRYDYDRREVVEAPPIPDFLLPLREQVAALARRPAEAFAQVLINEYRPGAGIGWHRDKPHFEDVAGVSLLAPCSFRLRRKHGDKWERRTIVVEPRSAYLMTGSSRTEWEHSIPPVAEHRYSITLRTLRSQNP, encoded by the coding sequence ATGTCGTCGCTCAAATCGAAAGCCACCGGCCGCACTCCGGTGCTCCAGCATGATCTCTTTGGTGCCGCGGAGGATCTGCCCGAAGGTTTTGCCTACCAGCCCGGATTGATCACGCCGCGGGAAGAGACGGAGCTTGCCCGGGATCTTGAGGGACTGCCGTTCCAGGCGTTCGATTTCCATGGCCATCTGGCAAACCGTCGGGTCGTCGGTTTCGGTCTGCGCTATGATTATGACCGTCGCGAAGTCGTCGAGGCGCCGCCGATCCCCGACTTCCTGCTGCCTTTGCGTGAGCAGGTCGCGGCCCTTGCGCGCCGGCCTGCCGAGGCCTTCGCGCAGGTGCTGATCAATGAATACCGGCCTGGCGCCGGTATAGGCTGGCATCGCGACAAGCCGCATTTCGAGGATGTCGCCGGCGTTTCCCTGCTGGCGCCCTGCAGCTTTCGGCTGCGGCGAAAGCATGGTGACAAATGGGAGCGTCGGACCATCGTCGTCGAGCCACGGTCGGCCTATCTCATGACCGGGTCTTCACGCACGGAGTGGGAGCACAGCATCCCGCCGGTTGCCGAGCATCGCTACTCGATCACCTTGCGGACGCTGCGGTCTCAAAACCCCTGA
- a CDS encoding cysteine hydrolase family protein, producing the protein MSVPGLAYGPLGRGCMHVCVDMQRLFAEPSPWATPWIRRILPQIERLVETRAKQTVFTRFLPAQKPGRGVGTWKRYYERWASMAIDNIGPEMVELLPSLAACCPPAAVIDKHIYSPWFEGRLRAFLMEHEIDTLVVTGGETDVCVLATVLGAIDFGYRVVLVTDALCSSSDATHEALLTVYHQRFAQQVETVEMETVLSNWT; encoded by the coding sequence ATGTCGGTGCCGGGCTTGGCATATGGGCCGTTGGGTCGCGGATGCATGCACGTCTGCGTGGATATGCAGCGGCTGTTTGCCGAACCGTCGCCGTGGGCGACACCCTGGATCAGGCGTATCCTGCCGCAGATTGAGAGACTGGTCGAGACACGGGCAAAACAGACGGTCTTCACGCGCTTCCTGCCTGCGCAAAAGCCGGGGCGGGGTGTTGGTACATGGAAGCGCTACTATGAGCGCTGGGCCTCGATGGCGATCGACAATATCGGTCCGGAAATGGTCGAGCTGTTGCCGTCATTGGCTGCTTGCTGTCCGCCGGCGGCGGTCATCGACAAACATATCTATTCGCCCTGGTTTGAAGGCCGTCTTCGAGCCTTTCTGATGGAACACGAGATCGATACGCTGGTCGTCACCGGAGGTGAAACCGACGTGTGCGTCCTGGCCACGGTGCTCGGCGCCATCGATTTCGGCTATCGTGTTGTGCTCGTCACGGACGCGCTGTGCAGTTCTTCCGATGCAACGCATGAAGCCTTGCTCACCGTCTATCACCAACGTTTTGCGCAGCAGGTCGAAACGGTCGAGATGGAGACGGTTCTTTCGAACTGGACTTGA